Genomic DNA from Vibrio tubiashii ATCC 19109:
GATACTCACTCACCGATGTTCAACGACTATCCTGATATTGATGCACAAAAAGCCGCAAAAATATTGCACGCAGTAGACGATAAAGACACGCTACTTTTAGGGCTCGACGCCATTCACTACGCATGGAAGCTAGTTGGAAAAGGCTGGCTTTACGCTCCACTAAGGTGGCCATTGATTAGGCCCATTGCAGACTGGGCTTACATTAAATTCGCTAACAATCGATACCAAATATCTAAGTTATTGACCAGAAAGGCTAAGTGCGACAGCGGTCAATGTTTTCGCTAGATTCTACTAACGTCTAACTCATAAGACCTATAAACCCTTCAAGAATCACAGCCATTTGCCGATAAATTGGCTAACCTTATATTTATAAACTTTTGGTCTATAAGCATGATTCCAATAACCAAGCTCTCGTCTTAGATGATAAAACACAACGTTTTGTCTCTGAGTTGGGAAGCCATTATTACTAAAACAGGATGTTTGTATGAGTCTTACTATTCGTAGCCGCCTCTACATTTTGGCACTGGTCCCGCTGCTAGTCATTGCATTAGGTATGCTGAGTTTTACCTATATGAAAACCACTGAGCTAAATCAGCAGCAAATAGAAGTTACCCGCACTAACATGATGAACATGAAAAAAGCGGAACTTCGAAACTACCTACAAATGGCAAAATCTGCCGTTCAACCTTTCCTCGACCGAGGAGCAAGCTTAGAAGAAGCCTACCCTACTTTAAAAACACTTGAGTACGGAAAAACAGGTTATGTGTTTGGCTACGACTCTAAAGGTATCCGTCGTGTCCAAGGTAGCAGCGAAAAAGGGATTGGTGAAAGCTACTGGAATCTGCAAGATAAGCAAGGCAACTATCTGATTCAAGATCTTATTCGCAACGCTAAAACGGGCGAGTTCACCACCTATTATTTCCCTAAGCCCGGAGAAACGGTCGCTCTACCTAAGCTGAGCTACTCGATCTTTATCCCTGAATGGGATCTGATGATAGGGACAGGTTTCTATACCGATGACATTGATGCGATTATCGCTGAAATGGAAAATGCGACCACCAGCGCACTGCAAACCACACTTTCAGCCATTATTGTGTTCTGTTTGGTGATTGCGGGTATTGTTGCTGTCTTCGCTGTTGCAGTGAACCGCACCATCATGAAACCACTTGAAATGTTTGATGAGTCGATTAGCTCGTTCGCAAGTGGTGACGCAGATTTAACCGCGCGTATGGATGATTTCAAAGCGCCTGAATTCTCCCAGCTCAGTAAGAACTTTAATGCCTTCGTTGCAAGCCTACAAACCATTATCAGTAGCGTGAGTAATGTGGGACAACAAGTGGTTTCCGAGACCAACAACATGTCGCTGCGCGCTGCAAAAGTTGATGAACTAGCAACAGGGCAACGTGAAGAGACAGAGCAAGTTGCTACCGCGATGACAGAGATGACAACCACCGCTGGTGAAATCTCAAACAACGCTAGCCAAGCTGCCGATTCAGCTAAAGAGGCTGACGATAATGCGAAAGAAGCGCAAGGTATCGTTAACTCAGCAGCTCAGTCTGTTGAAGCACTAGCGGAAGAAGTCTCGCAAGCAAGTGGAGTAATTTCTCGCTTAGAGGGTGACGTACAAAACATTTCGTCTTCTCTTGAGGTGATTCAAGATATTGCCGAGCAAACTAACCTGCTAGCACTGAACGCGGCGATTGAGGCAGCTCGTGCAGGCGAACAAGGTCGAGGCTTTGCTGTCGTTGCTGATGAAGTACGTAAGCTAGCAAGTCGCACACAAGACAGTACTGGTGAAATCCATAAAATGATTGAGCAGTTAAAAGCCGCCTCTGATGACGCAGTAAAAGCCATGGAATCAAGTCAGAGACGTGGCGCTAGCACAGTGGAAGAAGCCAATGCCGCTGCTCAAGCGCTGATTCAAATCCAAGAATCTATCGGCACTATCATGGATATGAACTCGCTGATTGCAACCGCGACAGAGGAACAGAGCTTAGTTGGCCAAGAAATCTCACAACGTATTGTAGTTATCTCAGATCAAAGCTCTCAATCGGCTGAACTGGCGAATGAAAACCGTTCGGGTAGCCAAGAGCTCAACCATAGAGCGAACGAACTCTACGAGTTGGTTGACCGCTTTACCGTTTAAAAACAAACCACAAAAAAACGCCCTAAACCAAACGGTTAGGGCGTTTTTTGTATCTCAATTAGTCGCTTTTAATTGCCACCAAAGCAGAGGTATTTCACATCCATATACTCGTCAATCCCCTGCTTGGCACCTTCTCTACCAATCCCTGATTGCTTAACGCCACCGAACGGAGCGGCTTCTGTCGAAATAATCCCTTCATTGATACCCACCATCCCATATTGCAACGCTTCAGCTATTTTCCAGACTCGGTGAATGTTCTGACTGTAGAAGTAAGCAGCCAATCCATAGATAGTATCGTTAGCCATCTCTATCAACTGTTCGTCACTGTCAAAAGAAATCACCGGGGCGACAGGCCCAAAGATTTCTTGATGCACGATATCCATATTATGCGAGACACCTTTTAACACCAGTGGCTGCATAAACAGCCCATCTAACGACTGCAATGGAGTCACAGGGATCGCACCTTGTTCAATCGCCCCATCTATCAAGGTTTGGATGTTCTGTTTTGCTGCTTCACTGATGACTGGGCCTATAGTGACTCCAGACTCTAAACCATTGCCTACCGTTAGTTTTTGAACCTCTGCATCAAACTTAGCAACAAACTGCTCATACACATTGTTATGTACATAGAAGCGGTTCGCACACACACAAGTTTGACCTGCATTGCGAAACTTAGATGCCATTGCCCCTGCGACTGCAGCGTCAATATCGGCATCTTCAAAGACAATAAATGGCGCATTACCTCCTAGCTCCATTGAAGTGCGCTTAACATCATGAGCACTCTGCTGCATCAAAATACTACCGACCTGAGTTGAACCAGTAAAAGAGAGCTTACGAATCAAAGGGTGAGAGGTAAAGATCGCTCCCACTGCTTTAGGGTCAGAACCAAGCACAACTTGCAACACATCGCGTGGAATTCCCGCTTGATATGCTAACTCTACCACCGCAAACGCACACAAAGGTGTTAGCTCTGAAGGCTTAACAATAAAACTGCAACCTGCCGCTAAAGCAGGGGCAGCTTTACGTGTGATCATTGCGATTGGAAAGTTCCAAGGTGTAATTGCGCAAGCTACACCTACTGGCTGCTTGATGGTCACTAGGCGCTTGTCTTGACTAGGCGCAGGAATCGTCTCACCGTAAGTACGTTTCGCTTCTTCTGCAAACCATTCGACGAAGCTCGCACCATATAGCACTTCACCTTGGGCCTCAGTAATAGGCTTACCTTGCTCCAAAGTCATTAATCTTGCTAAATCATCTTTGTTATCTAACAGCAATCGGAACCACTGTTGCAGCAAATTCGAGCGAGCCTTAGCAGGTAGCATCGCCCACTCTTTTTGAGCGCTATGTGCTCTCTCTATACCGGCAACTATATCTTGCTCAGTGGATATAGGTGCAAAGCCTAAACTTTCACCCGTAGCAGGGTTTGTGACCTCAAGACCTTGGTCATTATTTGCTGCCATGAATGAGACAAGGCTCTGATTAGTGAGTAACGGCATGGTAATTCCTTATGGATAAGCGCGTAGTCCTTACTATCTATCATACTGCACTTGGCTTTTACGTCAGCTAAACGTAAATAGCATTTACTGTTTTTGATAATATAAATTGCGTAAAAAGCCCTATCAGATATTGATAGGGCAGATCTTTTACTCGTGCACGGTTTTTATTACGGAAGGTCTCTGTGCATTCAACGCTGTATTTATTAAATACTGGCTCCCGGTAAGTTGGGGTAATCGGTATAGCCAACTTCATTTCCACCAAATAGGGTTGAACCATCGAGCTCTGCTAGCGGCTGCCTGTGTTTTAAGCGTTCAACCAAATCCGGATTAGAGACAAACGGACGCCCAAATGCGACCAGATCGGCATAACCTTTCTCAAGCACTTCATTGGCGCGTTCTAGGGTATAACTTCCCGCGACGATAATGGTATTGGTGAAATACTCGCGTAGCTCAATGCGGAAACTTTCTGGTATCACAGGGGCATCATCCCAATCCGCTTCCGATAAATGTAAATAGGCAATGTTTCTTTCTTGAAGCTGTTTCGACGCCTGCAAAATTGTTGGCACAATATCTGGGCAGTTCATATCTTTAAAAGTGATAAAGGGAGCAAGCCTCACGCCAACGCGACTTGCGCCAATAGCAGCACTAACTGCATCGACAACATCGAATAAAAAACGCAGGCGATTTTCTCTGCTACCTCCATAGTTGTCTGTACGATGATTGGAGTTGGTTCGCAAGAACTGGTCGATAAGATAGCCATTGCCGCCATGAATTTCGACACCATCAAAGCCTGCTTCAACAGCCCGCTTCGCCGCATTGGCAAAATCTTGAACCACGCGATCAATATCCTTTTGCGTCATAGCTCTTGGCTCAACACACTCCACCATATTGCCATTGCCCTGCTCATCGGCAATCCAGACTTGTGTTTCAACTGGCTTTAATGCTGAAGGTGCTATTGGCAACTCACCGTTTTGAAACACAGGGTGTGAGACTCGACCAACATGCCATAGCTGGCAAAACATTGCAGTGCCTTGCTGCTTAACACCTTGAGTGATTTGCTTCCAACCAGCGACTTGCTCATCGGTATAAACCCCTGGGGTGAATGAGTAACCTTGCGAGTCATCTGAGATTTGAGTCGCTTCAGAGATGATCAGTCCAGCGCTGGCTCGTTGTTTATAGTAAGTCGCCATCATCTGATTAGGAATATTGCCTGGCTGACTGGTTCGCGCCCGAGTCATTGGTGCCATTACAACACGATTTTTCAAGTTAAAGGATTGAAGCTGGGCTGGTTGAAAGAGTTTACTCATAATGAGCTCCTTATCATTGGGACAGCCAGACAACTGTTCTGGCTGCGAATACTGAGGGGATTAGTCGGATTAATTAGTGACACTAACGGACTGTGGATTCTCTCCACGGTTGGCTTTGGCAATAAACAGCAAACCGATCAGTGGAACAATGATGGCGGCATAAGGAATCATGCTTGCTCCCAATTGACTATCAAGAACCATCCCTCCTAAGAATCCGCCAAATGCATTAGCTAAGTTGAAAGCAGAGATATTGGCTGTTGCAGCCAGTTCTTGGCCCTCACCACCGTGATTCATTACTCGAAGCTGCATTGCAGGTACATTGGCGAACGAAGCGATACCAAACACAAAGGCTGTTGCAACAAACAATACTTTACTTTCGACAGCCACACCCACTAGCAGCAGGGATACAATCATGGCTACTGCCCAAAACATTGAGGCTTTTTGTAAGTTCTTATCTGACGAACGACCGCCCATGGTGTTACCGACAATCAAACCCACACCGACAATGACCAGAATCCAAGTCACTGCGCTCTCACCGAACCCTGCGATGTGCATCGCGATAGGAGCTAGGTAACCATACAGAGTCATAAAGCCAGACCAAGCAAACACTGTGATAGCTAAGCTAATAATGAGCATAGGATTTTTGAATGCAGCTAGCTGCGCCTTCACATCCTTCGCTTCACCGTGACCTGTCGACTTAATGACAGAAGTGATGAAGAACAGTGCGACTAATCCAAATGCAGCCACGGTCAGGAATGTGGTGTGCCAGCCGAACTGTAAGCCAATCCAAGTCCCTCCAGGAACACCTAGCACGTTTGCCAAAGTTAAGCCTGCAAACATCTGTCCAACTGCTCGCCCTGCCATTTTCTCTGAAACCAGATTCGTCGCAACGACTGCACCTATCCCATAGAAAGGACCTTGGACCAGACCAGTAATAACCCGGCTAATCATCAGAGTTAGATAATTCGGCGCAAAAGCTGACAACACGTTGCCCGCGATAAACAGAACCATAAGCCCTGCGAGTACCATTTTCTTGTTGAATCTGGCGAGATAAATGGTTAGCAATGGCCCACCAAATACAATTGCGAGCGCGTATGCACTAATCAGGT
This window encodes:
- a CDS encoding thiol-disulfide oxidoreductase DCC family protein, producing MPTLTLFYDGHCPLCVEEMNKLKGYDTYSQLLLVDTHSPMFNDYPDIDAQKAAKILHAVDDKDTLLLGLDAIHYAWKLVGKGWLYAPLRWPLIRPIADWAYIKFANNRYQISKLLTRKAKCDSGQCFR
- a CDS encoding NAD-dependent succinate-semialdehyde dehydrogenase; the protein is MPLLTNQSLVSFMAANNDQGLEVTNPATGESLGFAPISTEQDIVAGIERAHSAQKEWAMLPAKARSNLLQQWFRLLLDNKDDLARLMTLEQGKPITEAQGEVLYGASFVEWFAEEAKRTYGETIPAPSQDKRLVTIKQPVGVACAITPWNFPIAMITRKAAPALAAGCSFIVKPSELTPLCAFAVVELAYQAGIPRDVLQVVLGSDPKAVGAIFTSHPLIRKLSFTGSTQVGSILMQQSAHDVKRTSMELGGNAPFIVFEDADIDAAVAGAMASKFRNAGQTCVCANRFYVHNNVYEQFVAKFDAEVQKLTVGNGLESGVTIGPVISEAAKQNIQTLIDGAIEQGAIPVTPLQSLDGLFMQPLVLKGVSHNMDIVHQEIFGPVAPVISFDSDEQLIEMANDTIYGLAAYFYSQNIHRVWKIAEALQYGMVGINEGIISTEAAPFGGVKQSGIGREGAKQGIDEYMDVKYLCFGGN
- a CDS encoding MFS transporter, translated to MNKEKMPLQVWILTLAAFAIGTAEFVIAGILPQVAHSLSISEGQAGYLISAYALAIVFGGPLLTIYLARFNKKMVLAGLMVLFIAGNVLSAFAPNYLTLMISRVITGLVQGPFYGIGAVVATNLVSEKMAGRAVGQMFAGLTLANVLGVPGGTWIGLQFGWHTTFLTVAAFGLVALFFITSVIKSTGHGEAKDVKAQLAAFKNPMLIISLAITVFAWSGFMTLYGYLAPIAMHIAGFGESAVTWILVIVGVGLIVGNTMGGRSSDKNLQKASMFWAVAMIVSLLLVGVAVESKVLFVATAFVFGIASFANVPAMQLRVMNHGGEGQELAATANISAFNLANAFGGFLGGMVLDSQLGASMIPYAAIIVPLIGLLFIAKANRGENPQSVSVTN
- a CDS encoding methyl-accepting chemotaxis protein — encoded protein: MSLTIRSRLYILALVPLLVIALGMLSFTYMKTTELNQQQIEVTRTNMMNMKKAELRNYLQMAKSAVQPFLDRGASLEEAYPTLKTLEYGKTGYVFGYDSKGIRRVQGSSEKGIGESYWNLQDKQGNYLIQDLIRNAKTGEFTTYYFPKPGETVALPKLSYSIFIPEWDLMIGTGFYTDDIDAIIAEMENATTSALQTTLSAIIVFCLVIAGIVAVFAVAVNRTIMKPLEMFDESISSFASGDADLTARMDDFKAPEFSQLSKNFNAFVASLQTIISSVSNVGQQVVSETNNMSLRAAKVDELATGQREETEQVATAMTEMTTTAGEISNNASQAADSAKEADDNAKEAQGIVNSAAQSVEALAEEVSQASGVISRLEGDVQNISSSLEVIQDIAEQTNLLALNAAIEAARAGEQGRGFAVVADEVRKLASRTQDSTGEIHKMIEQLKAASDDAVKAMESSQRRGASTVEEANAAAQALIQIQESIGTIMDMNSLIATATEEQSLVGQEISQRIVVISDQSSQSAELANENRSGSQELNHRANELYELVDRFTV
- a CDS encoding alkene reductase — its product is MSKLFQPAQLQSFNLKNRVVMAPMTRARTSQPGNIPNQMMATYYKQRASAGLIISEATQISDDSQGYSFTPGVYTDEQVAGWKQITQGVKQQGTAMFCQLWHVGRVSHPVFQNGELPIAPSALKPVETQVWIADEQGNGNMVECVEPRAMTQKDIDRVVQDFANAAKRAVEAGFDGVEIHGGNGYLIDQFLRTNSNHRTDNYGGSRENRLRFLFDVVDAVSAAIGASRVGVRLAPFITFKDMNCPDIVPTILQASKQLQERNIAYLHLSEADWDDAPVIPESFRIELREYFTNTIIVAGSYTLERANEVLEKGYADLVAFGRPFVSNPDLVERLKHRQPLAELDGSTLFGGNEVGYTDYPNLPGASI